One genomic window of Parcubacteria group bacterium includes the following:
- a CDS encoding VIT1/CCC1 transporter family protein produces the protein MEQYHHAGRGSYLRNMVYGANDGIVTTFAVVAGVAGASLEPKIVLILGFANLLADGVAMATGNFLGTRSENQLQAKERRMEEWETVNIPDEERKEIEHIYRAKGFKGKELESIVATITADKKLWVDEMMVAELGIIPGEEEKPISNSVATFVAFVAAGLLPLLPYVLGVEFGNVFYTAIGMTAIALFAVGAARSLITKESWIISGIEMLGVGAIAAVSAYGVGYLLQGLA, from the coding sequence ATGGAGCAATACCACCACGCGGGCCGGGGCTCGTACCTGCGCAACATGGTGTACGGCGCGAATGACGGAATTGTGACCACGTTCGCGGTGGTGGCCGGAGTCGCGGGCGCATCCCTTGAGCCGAAAATCGTGCTCATCCTCGGGTTTGCGAATCTGCTCGCGGACGGGGTTGCCATGGCTACGGGCAATTTTCTGGGCACGCGGAGCGAAAACCAGCTCCAGGCAAAGGAGCGCCGCATGGAGGAGTGGGAAACCGTGAATATTCCGGATGAAGAGCGCAAAGAAATTGAGCACATCTACCGCGCCAAAGGATTCAAAGGCAAGGAACTGGAGAGTATTGTTGCAACCATCACCGCCGACAAAAAACTATGGGTTGATGAGATGATGGTGGCGGAGCTCGGCATCATTCCCGGAGAAGAGGAAAAGCCCATATCAAACAGCGTTGCCACGTTTGTTGCGTTCGTGGCTGCGGGACTGCTGCCGCTCCTGCCGTACGTGCTTGGCGTTGAATTCGGGAATGTGTTTTACACAGCCATTGGGATGACTGCCATTGCGTTGTTCGCGGTGGGCGCCGCGCGCTCTCTGATCACCAAGGAAAGTTGGATTATTTCGGGCATTGAGATGCTCGGCGTTGGCGCCATTGCCGCGGTTTCAGCCTATGGGGTAGGGTATTTACTGCAAGGTTTGGCGTAA